From a region of the Defluviitalea raffinosedens genome:
- the rplL gene encoding 50S ribosomal protein L7/L12, with protein MAKLSIQEIIDAVKELTVLELNELVEKCEEEFGVSAAAGVMVAAGAVAGGAAAAEEKTEFDVELTDAGAQKIKVIKVIREITGLGLKEAKDLVEGAPKVVKEGVAKEEAESLKAKLEEAGAKVTLK; from the coding sequence ATGGCAAAATTATCAATTCAAGAAATTATTGATGCTGTTAAAGAACTTACAGTTTTAGAACTTAATGAATTAGTAGAAAAATGTGAAGAAGAATTCGGAGTATCCGCTGCTGCTGGTGTTATGGTAGCTGCTGGCGCTGTAGCTGGTGGAGCTGCTGCTGCAGAAGAAAAGACAGAATTCGATGTTGAATTAACAGATGCAGGCGCTCAAAAGATTAAAGTAATCAAAGTAATCAGAGAAATCACTGGCCTTGGATTAAAAGAAGCTAAAGACCTTGTAGAAGGCGCTCCAAAAGTAGTTAAAGAAGGCGTTGCAAAAGAAGAAGCTGAAAGCTTAAAAGCAAAATTAGAAGAAGCTGGAGCAAAAGTAACATTAAAATAA
- the rpmG gene encoding 50S ribosomal protein L33 gives MRVKITLACTECKQRNYNTTKEKRNHPDRMETKKYCRFCKTHTLHKETK, from the coding sequence GTGAGAGTAAAGATCACTTTGGCATGTACAGAGTGCAAACAAAGAAATTATAACACAACAAAAGAAAAAAGAAATCATCCTGACAGGATGGAAACCAAAAAGTATTGCAGATTCTGCAAAACTCATACTTTACACAAAGAAACCAAGTAG
- the rplJ gene encoding 50S ribosomal protein L10, which translates to MAKLDQKQAVVNEIKEKLNGAASVVLVDYRGLTVEQDTELRKKLREAGVDYKVYKNTMMNFAVKDTEFEPLKDYLEGPSAIAFSYNDPTNGPRVLNEIASKYKALEFKAGVVEGKLYDAPGITKIAKIPPKEELLSKLLGSFNSPIASFARVIKAIAEKKAEGSEAAAE; encoded by the coding sequence GTGGCTAAATTAGATCAAAAACAAGCAGTGGTTAATGAAATTAAAGAAAAATTAAATGGTGCTGCGTCTGTTGTATTGGTTGATTACAGAGGTTTAACTGTTGAACAGGATACAGAGCTTAGAAAGAAGCTCCGTGAAGCAGGAGTAGACTACAAAGTTTACAAAAACACAATGATGAACTTCGCTGTAAAAGATACAGAGTTCGAACCTTTAAAAGATTACCTTGAAGGACCTAGCGCTATTGCGTTCAGTTATAATGATCCAACCAATGGCCCTAGAGTTCTAAATGAAATTGCATCCAAATATAAAGCTTTAGAATTTAAAGCAGGCGTTGTAGAAGGTAAATTATACGATGCACCTGGAATTACTAAGATCGCAAAGATCCCACCAAAAGAAGAATTGCTTTCCAAATTGCTTGGAAGCTTCAATTCTCCTATTGCATCTTTTGCTCGTGTAATAAAAGCAATTGCAGAAAAGAAAGCAGAAGGCTCAGAAGCTGCTGCAGAATAA
- a CDS encoding flagellar export chaperone FlgN — protein MTYKEVQVQLKILLEILNKKKKLLEQIYTITENQALILGSKENNMDLFDQLSCEKKQQIDQINDLDKHFDDLYKKISYNIQNNVEEYKDLIKSLQDQIKIITDIGVKIQIQEEKNSQLIQMKYKNIREEIKSITKGKVQAVQVYKNIASFTARKIK, from the coding sequence ATGACTTATAAAGAAGTCCAGGTGCAGTTAAAAATTTTGTTGGAAATACTGAATAAAAAAAAGAAACTGTTAGAGCAGATTTATACCATTACCGAAAATCAAGCATTAATCCTGGGGTCAAAAGAAAACAATATGGATTTGTTTGATCAGCTTAGTTGTGAAAAAAAACAGCAAATAGATCAAATTAATGATTTGGATAAACACTTTGATGATCTGTATAAAAAGATTTCGTATAATATTCAAAACAATGTTGAGGAATATAAGGACTTAATAAAAAGTTTGCAGGATCAAATTAAAATTATTACGGATATAGGCGTAAAAATCCAAATCCAGGAAGAAAAAAACAGCCAGCTTATTCAAATGAAGTATAAAAATATACGGGAAGAAATAAAAAGCATCACTAAGGGGAAAGTTCAGGCAGTTCAGGTGTATAAAAATATAGCTTCATTTACTGCAAGAAAAATCAAATAA
- the fliS gene encoding flagellar export chaperone FliS produces the protein MTYSNAYQTYKNNSILTASPQELTLMLYDGALKFCNQAIKAIEAGNKSEAHRCIVRTEDIIEEFQASLDKKYPISKELGALYDYIYRRLVEANIKKDKVILEEVYGLIKELRDTWKEAMKLAKHQSV, from the coding sequence ATGACATACTCAAATGCGTATCAAACATATAAAAATAATTCGATTTTAACTGCTTCTCCTCAAGAACTTACATTGATGTTATACGATGGAGCGTTAAAATTTTGCAACCAGGCAATAAAAGCTATTGAAGCAGGTAATAAGAGCGAAGCCCATAGATGCATTGTTCGTACGGAAGACATTATAGAAGAATTCCAGGCCAGCTTAGATAAAAAATATCCAATCAGCAAAGAATTAGGTGCCCTTTATGATTATATATACAGAAGACTGGTAGAAGCAAATATCAAAAAGGATAAGGTTATTTTAGAAGAAGTATATGGATTAATTAAAGAATTAAGAGATACATGGAAGGAAGCTATGAAACTGGCAAAACATCAGTCTGTGTAA
- a CDS encoding DNA-directed RNA polymerase subunit beta has translation MEKNRIHPVPVGKGVRMSYARMDEVLEMPNLIEVQKNSYKWFLEEGLKEVFQDISPITDYSGNLVLEFVDFSLDKEPKYSIEECKERDATYATALKVKVRLHNKETDEIKEQEIFMGDFPIMTDNGTFIINGAERVIVSQLVRSPGIYYGVDFDKVGKQLFSATVIPNRGAWLEYETDSNDVFYVRVDRTRKVPVTVLIRAFGIGSDEKIKELFGEEAKILATLEKDNTKSHEEGLIEIYKRIRPGEPPTVESAKSLLNNMFFDPKRYDLAKVGRYKFNKKLAFRNRVRNLELVNPVIDESTGEIIAEAGQKITMELADAIQDTGVKSIVVKAPGSDTPVIILSNLTVNIEKHLNINAEELGIKEKVYYPVLKELMDAYEDEEELKQAIKDNIARLIPKHITLEDIMASINYNIHLEHGIGNVDDIDHLGNRRIRAVGELFQNQFRIGLSRMERVIRERMTIQDMEAVTPQALINIRPVSAAIKEFFGSSQLSQFMDQTNPLAELTHKRRLSALGPGGLSRERAGFEVRDVHYSHYGRMCPIETPEGPNIGLINSLATYARINEYGFIEAPYRVVDHSSGKAIVTDKVIYVTADEEENYMVAEANQPLTENGEFVNKKITGRHKKEILEIDVDKVDLMDVSPKQLVSVATAMIPFLENDDANRALMGSNMQRQAVPLLKTEAPIVGTGMEYKAARDSGVVVIAKEGGIVERVTANEIVIRTDKGDRHTYKLLKFLRSNQGTCINQRAIVDKGQKVEAGEVIADGPSTDHGEIALGKNPLIGFMTWEGYNYEDAVLLSERLVQEDVYTSIHIEEYEAEARDTKLGPEEITRDIPNVGEDALKDLDERGIIRIGAEVRSGDILVGKVTPKGETELTAEERLLRAIFGEKAREVRDTSLRVPHGEAGIIVDVKIFTRENGDELSPGVNQLVRCYIAQKRKISVGDKMAGRHGNKGVISRILPVEDMPFLPNGRPLDIVLNPLGVPSRMNIGQVLEVHLGLAAKALGWKIATPVFDGANEIDIMDTLELANDYVNTEWEEFESKWKDKLHPEVFKYLEENKDHREEWRGVPIPRDGKIMLRDGRTGEYFDNPVTVGYMHYLKLAHLVDDKIHARSTGPYATITQQPLGGKAQFGGQRFGEMEVWALEAYGAAYTLQEILTIKSDDVVGRVKTYEAIVKGENIPEPGVPESFKVLLKELQSLALDVKVLLEDQTEVEIKESVDDVDELNVNIEGTEDGPNYSAGYNNESANEDEEEDLDADDLDEDFFDTAEDVEPLDDDAFGLFDDEDDIDF, from the coding sequence ATGGAGAAAAATAGAATCCATCCCGTGCCAGTCGGGAAAGGAGTTCGCATGAGCTATGCCAGAATGGATGAAGTTCTGGAAATGCCAAATTTAATTGAAGTGCAGAAAAACTCTTACAAGTGGTTCTTAGAAGAAGGATTGAAAGAAGTTTTTCAAGATATCTCCCCTATCACGGATTATAGTGGTAATCTAGTGCTGGAGTTTGTCGATTTTTCATTGGACAAGGAGCCAAAGTATTCAATCGAAGAGTGTAAAGAAAGAGATGCTACATATGCAACAGCACTGAAAGTAAAGGTTCGTCTGCATAATAAGGAAACAGATGAAATCAAAGAACAAGAAATATTTATGGGCGATTTTCCGATCATGACCGATAATGGAACTTTCATTATTAATGGTGCAGAGAGGGTTATCGTAAGCCAGCTTGTGCGTTCACCGGGCATTTATTATGGAGTAGATTTTGATAAAGTAGGAAAACAACTCTTTTCAGCTACGGTTATTCCTAATAGAGGTGCTTGGTTAGAATATGAAACCGATTCCAACGATGTTTTCTATGTACGCGTGGATCGTACAAGAAAAGTTCCGGTTACAGTTTTGATTCGTGCATTTGGAATTGGAAGCGATGAAAAGATAAAAGAATTATTTGGAGAAGAAGCAAAGATATTAGCTACGCTTGAAAAAGACAATACAAAATCCCACGAAGAAGGATTAATTGAAATCTATAAGAGAATTCGTCCGGGAGAACCTCCGACTGTTGAAAGCGCGAAGTCTCTTCTAAATAATATGTTCTTTGATCCCAAAAGATACGATTTAGCGAAAGTTGGACGATATAAATTTAATAAAAAGCTCGCATTTAGAAATAGAGTACGCAATTTAGAACTTGTAAATCCGGTAATTGATGAAAGTACTGGAGAAATTATTGCTGAAGCGGGACAAAAGATAACAATGGAGTTGGCTGATGCGATCCAAGATACAGGCGTAAAATCCATTGTCGTAAAAGCACCAGGCTCAGATACACCGGTAATTATTCTTAGCAACTTAACCGTAAATATCGAAAAGCATCTTAATATCAATGCAGAAGAGCTAGGAATAAAAGAAAAAGTTTATTATCCGGTACTAAAAGAATTGATGGATGCCTATGAAGATGAAGAAGAGTTGAAACAGGCAATAAAAGATAATATTGCCAGATTGATTCCAAAACATATCACCCTTGAAGATATTATGGCATCAATTAATTACAATATTCACTTAGAACATGGAATAGGCAATGTAGATGATATTGACCATCTTGGCAACAGAAGAATTCGTGCAGTAGGTGAATTGTTCCAGAACCAATTCCGTATTGGCTTGTCAAGAATGGAAAGAGTAATAAGAGAACGTATGACCATTCAAGATATGGAAGCAGTTACTCCACAGGCGCTTATTAATATCAGACCTGTTTCCGCAGCCATAAAGGAATTCTTCGGAAGTTCTCAATTGTCTCAGTTCATGGATCAAACCAATCCATTAGCAGAGTTAACTCATAAAAGAAGATTATCCGCCCTTGGACCTGGTGGACTTTCAAGAGAAAGAGCAGGATTCGAAGTGCGTGACGTTCACTATTCCCATTACGGAAGAATGTGTCCTATTGAAACACCTGAAGGTCCAAACATTGGTTTGATTAACTCCTTGGCTACTTATGCAAGAATCAATGAGTACGGTTTTATTGAAGCTCCTTACCGTGTTGTTGATCATTCGAGCGGTAAAGCTATTGTTACCGACAAGGTTATCTATGTAACTGCTGATGAAGAAGAAAACTATATGGTTGCTGAAGCAAACCAACCATTAACAGAAAATGGAGAATTTGTCAACAAGAAGATCACTGGTAGACATAAAAAAGAGATTCTTGAGATAGATGTTGATAAAGTAGATTTAATGGATGTATCTCCAAAGCAATTGGTTTCAGTTGCAACAGCGATGATTCCTTTCCTTGAAAACGATGACGCTAACCGTGCCCTTATGGGATCCAACATGCAGCGCCAGGCAGTTCCGCTTTTAAAGACTGAAGCGCCTATTGTAGGAACAGGTATGGAATATAAAGCAGCAAGAGATTCTGGAGTTGTTGTGATTGCAAAAGAAGGCGGCATTGTTGAGAGAGTTACTGCAAATGAAATTGTCATCAGAACAGATAAAGGAGATCGACATACTTATAAACTATTGAAGTTCTTAAGAAGCAACCAGGGAACCTGCATCAATCAAAGGGCGATTGTGGACAAAGGTCAAAAAGTAGAAGCAGGCGAAGTGATTGCTGACGGTCCATCTACTGACCATGGAGAAATTGCCTTAGGTAAGAACCCTCTCATTGGCTTTATGACATGGGAAGGTTATAACTACGAAGATGCTGTTTTACTCAGTGAAAGATTAGTGCAAGAAGATGTATATACATCTATTCATATAGAAGAATACGAAGCAGAAGCCAGAGATACGAAATTAGGTCCTGAGGAAATCACAAGAGATATTCCAAACGTAGGGGAAGACGCTCTTAAAGATTTGGATGAAAGAGGAATCATAAGAATTGGTGCCGAAGTACGCTCAGGAGATATCTTAGTAGGTAAGGTAACCCCTAAAGGAGAAACTGAGTTAACTGCTGAGGAAAGATTACTTAGAGCAATTTTTGGAGAAAAAGCAAGGGAAGTAAGAGATACTTCACTTCGTGTTCCTCATGGAGAAGCTGGAATTATTGTAGATGTTAAGATCTTTACAAGAGAAAATGGTGATGAATTATCTCCAGGAGTGAATCAATTGGTTCGATGCTACATTGCTCAGAAGAGAAAGATCTCTGTAGGAGATAAAATGGCAGGGCGTCATGGAAACAAAGGGGTAATCTCGAGAATTCTCCCCGTAGAAGACATGCCATTCTTACCAAATGGTCGTCCGTTGGATATCGTACTCAATCCTCTTGGTGTGCCTTCTCGTATGAACATAGGTCAGGTCTTAGAAGTCCATCTTGGTTTAGCGGCAAAAGCTTTGGGCTGGAAGATTGCGACGCCAGTATTTGACGGGGCTAACGAAATAGATATCATGGATACTTTAGAACTTGCTAATGATTATGTGAATACAGAGTGGGAAGAATTTGAAAGCAAGTGGAAGGACAAACTTCATCCTGAAGTATTTAAGTATCTGGAAGAAAATAAAGATCACCGAGAAGAATGGAGAGGCGTACCAATACCAAGAGATGGAAAGATCATGTTAAGAGATGGGCGTACAGGGGAATACTTTGATAACCCAGTTACTGTCGGATACATGCATTATCTGAAACTTGCACACTTGGTTGATGATAAGATTCATGCCCGTTCAACAGGACCTTATGCTACCATCACTCAACAGCCTCTTGGTGGTAAAGCACAATTCGGAGGACAACGTTTCGGAGAAATGGAAGTTTGGGCGCTTGAAGCATATGGTGCGGCATATACCCTGCAAGAAATTCTTACTATTAAGTCTGACGATGTTGTAGGTCGTGTAAAAACCTATGAAGCTATTGTTAAAGGCGAAAATATCCCAGAACCAGGTGTTCCGGAATCTTTCAAAGTTCTCTTAAAAGAACTGCAATCTCTTGCTTTAGATGTAAAAGTATTGTTGGAAGACCAAACAGAGGTAGAAATCAAAGAATCTGTAGACGATGTTGATGAATTGAATGTGAATATAGAAGGTACTGAAGATGGACCAAACTATTCTGCAGGCTATAACAATGAAAGTGCCAATGAAGATGAGGAAGAAGACTTAGACGCAGATGATTTAGACGAAGATTTCTTTGATACAGCGGAGGATGTTGAGCCTTTGGATGACGATGCATTTGGCCTTTTTGACGATGAAGACGATATCGATTTTTAA
- the nusG gene encoding transcription termination/antitermination protein NusG — MSDEAKWYVVHTYSGYENKVKANIEKVIENRGMHDLIHEVIVPLHDAVEIKNGKKKTVQRKIFPGYVLVKMLMTDDTWYVVRNTRGVTGFVGPGSKPVPLSEEEIRGMGIELPKAKIDIEVGDAVKVITGPFENSVGVIQEIHEHKRTAIVRLSMFGRETPVELDFTQIQKM, encoded by the coding sequence ATGTCTGACGAGGCAAAATGGTATGTGGTCCATACCTATTCCGGATATGAGAACAAAGTTAAGGCGAATATTGAAAAAGTTATAGAAAACAGAGGTATGCATGACCTCATCCATGAAGTGATTGTACCGCTGCATGATGCAGTTGAAATCAAGAATGGAAAGAAAAAGACAGTTCAGCGAAAAATATTCCCGGGATACGTACTGGTGAAAATGTTGATGACAGATGACACATGGTATGTTGTGAGGAATACTAGAGGAGTAACCGGATTTGTAGGACCTGGTTCAAAACCTGTTCCTCTTTCAGAGGAAGAAATAAGAGGTATGGGCATTGAACTTCCAAAAGCAAAAATTGATATAGAAGTCGGAGATGCTGTAAAAGTCATAACAGGACCGTTTGAGAATTCAGTTGGTGTAATCCAGGAAATCCATGAACATAAACGAACGGCGATTGTGAGATTATCCATGTTTGGACGAGAAACACCAGTTGAACTTGATTTTACTCAGATTCAAAAGATGTAA
- the rplA gene encoding 50S ribosomal protein L1 — translation MKRGKKYIEAAKLIDRSTLYEAREAMELVQKVAIAKFDETVEAHIKLGVDSRHADQQVRGAVVLPHGTGKTVRVLVFAKGDKAKEAEEAGADFVGGEELVPKIQNEGWLEFDVVVATPDMMAVVGRLGRVLGPKGLMPNPKAGTVTMDVAKAIADIKAGKIEYRLDKTNIIHVPIGKVSFGTDKLLDNFQTLMSAVIKAKPAAAKGQYLKSIAVSSTMSPGIKINPLKISE, via the coding sequence ATGAAAAGAGGAAAAAAATATATCGAAGCTGCGAAATTAATCGATCGTAGCACTCTTTATGAAGCAAGAGAAGCTATGGAATTGGTTCAAAAAGTAGCTATTGCGAAATTTGATGAAACAGTAGAAGCACATATTAAATTAGGTGTTGACTCAAGACACGCGGACCAACAAGTTCGTGGTGCAGTTGTTCTCCCTCATGGAACAGGTAAAACAGTACGTGTACTTGTATTTGCTAAAGGTGATAAAGCAAAGGAAGCAGAAGAAGCAGGAGCAGATTTTGTTGGAGGAGAAGAACTGGTTCCAAAAATCCAAAATGAAGGATGGCTGGAATTTGACGTTGTTGTTGCAACACCAGATATGATGGCTGTTGTTGGACGTCTTGGACGTGTTTTGGGACCAAAAGGCTTAATGCCAAACCCTAAAGCAGGAACCGTTACTATGGACGTTGCAAAAGCAATTGCAGATATTAAAGCCGGTAAAATTGAATACCGTTTAGATAAAACAAATATTATCCACGTACCTATTGGAAAAGTATCTTTTGGTACAGATAAATTACTCGATAACTTCCAAACACTTATGAGTGCAGTTATAAAAGCAAAACCGGCAGCTGCTAAAGGACAATACCTGAAGAGCATTGCCGTATCTTCCACTATGAGCCCTGGAATCAAAATCAATCCTTTGAAGATATCAGAATAA
- the flgN gene encoding flagellar export chaperone FlgN, producing MEINLLIQEMTLLGEKKIQLLKKAWELTEKQAQHCTEEQFFEFERLVNERQKCIDEMKTLDQSFEEKSSLLKKALSIHSLDEIDVNVYPVAQRLKKVREDIINHALRIKSLDDENKKVLEKLLHETSLELKKIRQGKAANQLYQYESPGSGGFYFDTKK from the coding sequence ATGGAAATTAATTTGCTTATTCAAGAAATGACGTTACTGGGAGAAAAGAAAATTCAACTTTTAAAAAAGGCATGGGAACTTACTGAAAAACAGGCACAGCATTGTACAGAGGAGCAATTTTTTGAATTTGAAAGGCTCGTTAATGAAAGACAAAAATGTATTGATGAAATGAAAACATTGGATCAAAGCTTTGAAGAAAAATCCAGTCTTCTAAAAAAAGCTTTGAGCATTCATTCTCTGGATGAAATTGATGTAAACGTATATCCAGTGGCTCAAAGGCTAAAAAAAGTTCGGGAAGACATCATTAATCATGCTTTGAGAATAAAATCTCTGGATGACGAGAATAAGAAAGTTCTGGAAAAATTGCTGCATGAAACAAGCCTGGAATTAAAAAAGATCAGACAGGGGAAGGCGGCTAATCAGCTGTATCAATATGAGTCGCCGGGTTCTGGGGGATTTTATTTCGATACTAAAAAATAA
- the secE gene encoding preprotein translocase subunit SecE, with protein MKELFHQFRGEFKKIIWPNREDLIKQTTVVIVTSLLVAAVVFVMDFIYSNGFDFIMKIFG; from the coding sequence ATGAAAGAACTCTTTCACCAGTTCAGAGGTGAGTTTAAGAAAATCATTTGGCCCAATCGAGAAGATCTAATCAAACAAACCACAGTAGTTATTGTTACTTCTTTATTGGTAGCAGCGGTTGTTTTTGTTATGGATTTTATTTACAGTAATGGATTCGACTTTATTATGAAAATTTTTGGATAA
- the rplK gene encoding 50S ribosomal protein L11: MAKKVTGMIKLQIPAGKATPAPPVGPALGQHGVNIMGFCKEFNERTAQQAGLIIPVVITVYQDRSFTFITKTPPATVLLKKACKIESGSGVPNKNKVATISKEEIRKIAELKMPDLNASTIEAAMSMIAGTARSMGIVVQD; encoded by the coding sequence ATGGCGAAAAAAGTTACTGGAATGATTAAATTGCAGATTCCTGCAGGAAAGGCAACACCAGCACCACCAGTTGGACCTGCATTAGGACAACATGGTGTAAATATTATGGGATTTTGTAAAGAATTCAATGAAAGAACAGCTCAACAAGCAGGATTAATAATCCCTGTTGTAATCACTGTTTATCAGGACAGAAGCTTTACATTTATCACAAAGACTCCACCGGCAACAGTATTGCTCAAGAAAGCATGTAAAATAGAGTCCGGTTCCGGAGTACCAAATAAGAATAAAGTTGCAACCATTTCCAAAGAAGAAATCAGAAAAATTGCTGAGCTTAAAATGCCAGATTTAAATGCTTCAACTATAGAAGCTGCTATGAGCATGATTGCAGGAACAGCAAGAAGTATGGGAATTGTAGTACAAGACTAA